In one window of Psychrobacter sp. P2G3 DNA:
- a CDS encoding sigma-54-dependent Fis family transcriptional regulator — MSKHSHSNNYQTSENPNILTPSPISHRSHSHSLLEPLEKNEQQSVKEQDFSKSIEDLLTHLEFDVHAGKIWFGGQRMLLNHAHALWRLREELNLTLGSDITQRLFFRYGYFAGVEDAEISKKLRPDGSWKEVFLSGPQLHTIRGMVKVVPDEMTVDFDSGKFFASFDWYNSFEVAYHKKFNGLSETPVCFSSLGYASGYTSYFFGRQIAFKEVQCAAMGFDHCRIEGRPLEEWEEDTDLQKFFNTERLNTELFERRSNFDEVKRQNPNTRIKPEGFFSAIGESPSFKKATALTRKVAKTKATVLLQGETGVGKEVFAQALHEASDRNENPFIAINCASIPTDLVESELFGVEKGAFTGAVQTRQGKIEVASSGTLFLDEVVELSHRAQAALLRVLQEGVLNRVGSHINISVDVRVIVATNEDLQTAVTQGRFRQDLYYRLSTFPIHIPPLRERKQDILLLAKFFLQKYAAMYNKNIQGFTDQAREYLNLHTWPGNVRELQNVTERAVILNEDHHLIDAADLLLSNIQDRHKQNSQKLKISADSGSLQLADDSRVNEALETLFHEGFDLENFNDKLIHAALNQCEGNVSKAARLLNISRAKLDYRLSKSGDNRTP, encoded by the coding sequence ATGTCAAAGCACTCTCATAGTAATAATTATCAAACCTCTGAAAACCCCAACATTCTCACCCCCTCGCCTATATCACATAGGTCACATAGCCATTCTCTACTTGAGCCGTTGGAGAAAAATGAACAACAAAGCGTAAAAGAACAGGATTTCTCTAAAAGCATTGAAGACTTATTAACCCATCTCGAATTCGATGTGCATGCAGGCAAAATATGGTTTGGTGGTCAACGTATGCTACTCAATCATGCCCATGCATTATGGCGTCTGCGCGAAGAGCTGAACCTGACGCTTGGCTCTGATATCACACAGCGGCTTTTTTTTCGTTATGGGTACTTTGCTGGCGTGGAAGATGCTGAAATCAGTAAAAAACTACGCCCAGATGGTAGCTGGAAAGAAGTCTTCCTCTCTGGACCACAATTGCACACCATTCGTGGCATGGTAAAAGTCGTCCCTGATGAGATGACTGTCGATTTTGATAGTGGTAAATTTTTTGCAAGCTTTGATTGGTATAACTCATTTGAAGTGGCTTATCATAAAAAGTTCAATGGTCTATCAGAGACGCCCGTATGTTTTAGCTCGCTTGGTTATGCTAGCGGTTATACCAGCTATTTTTTCGGACGGCAGATCGCTTTTAAAGAAGTGCAATGCGCAGCGATGGGGTTTGATCATTGCCGTATAGAAGGTAGACCATTAGAAGAATGGGAAGAAGATACTGATTTGCAAAAGTTTTTTAATACTGAGCGTCTAAACACTGAGTTGTTTGAGCGTCGAAGTAATTTTGATGAAGTTAAAAGACAAAACCCTAATACACGAATAAAGCCTGAAGGTTTTTTTTCTGCCATTGGTGAGTCACCCTCTTTTAAGAAAGCGACCGCGTTGACAAGAAAGGTAGCTAAGACTAAAGCGACGGTATTATTACAAGGAGAAACTGGCGTTGGTAAAGAAGTTTTTGCCCAAGCGCTCCACGAAGCCAGTGATCGCAATGAAAACCCATTTATCGCCATAAACTGTGCTAGCATTCCTACAGATCTCGTCGAATCTGAGCTCTTCGGAGTTGAAAAAGGCGCATTTACTGGCGCTGTGCAAACTCGGCAAGGTAAGATTGAAGTGGCAAGTTCAGGGACACTATTTTTAGACGAGGTGGTTGAGCTTTCTCATCGGGCGCAGGCAGCTTTATTAAGGGTGTTGCAAGAAGGTGTGCTCAATCGTGTAGGTAGTCATATTAACATCTCAGTTGATGTCCGAGTGATTGTGGCAACTAATGAAGATTTACAGACAGCGGTTACTCAAGGTAGGTTTCGCCAAGACTTATATTATCGTTTAAGTACTTTTCCCATTCATATCCCGCCCCTACGCGAGCGTAAGCAAGACATTTTGTTATTAGCCAAATTCTTTTTGCAAAAATATGCCGCAATGTACAACAAGAACATTCAAGGTTTTACCGATCAGGCGCGTGAATACCTCAATCTACACACATGGCCGGGCAACGTTCGTGAGCTCCAAAACGTCACTGAGCGTGCAGTCATTCTTAATGAAGATCACCACTTAATCGATGCAGCTGATTTATTATTATCTAATATACAAGACAGACATAAACAAAACTCACAAAAACTCAAAATATCTGCCGATAGTGGTAGCTTACAGCTCGCTGATGACAGCAGGGTTAATGAGGCGCTTGAAACCTTATTCCATGAAGGTTTCGATTTAGAAAATTTCAACGATAAGCTTATTCATGCAGCTTTGAATCAATGCGAGGGTAATGTCTCTAAAGCCGCCCGCTTGCTGAATATTAGCCGTGCCAAACTTGATTACCGACTCAGCAAGTCTGGTGATAATAGGACGCCTTAA
- a CDS encoding DEAD/DEAH box helicase: MTDILSAIAAENGIIENTDTPNIDNNNQAATTDATDEDQVTFTDLNIAKPILTALDRSGYTNPTPIQAQAIPFALAGRDLLLSAQTGSGKTAAFVIPVLDRLSRATSFDKLTKALILTPTRELAQQVHDSVRTYSKDMRGLFCVPLVGGAPYNGQITALKKGVQVIVATPGRLLDHINAGRVDLSSLEVLVLDEADRMLDMGFADDINDILKAAPDNRQTIMCSATWDGPVGKIAASFTKNPERVSIKVESAHIEENVYYCDDFDHKNRLLDKIVCQPEMEQIIIFAATKRSTEKLAKSLQEQGHKASFLHGDLPQSKRNRIVQDLRNGKCKILVATDVAARGLDVPALSHVINYDLPRQTEDYVHRIGRCGRAGRTGVAISLCSMDDRPQLNAINRYLDRKMEVSVIEGMEPKKTYVPSENKGNGRGRGRGRSNGGGGQGQGRGRSGGGYAGKSSGGGQGRGRSSDSAPTGQRASNDSGYQGKPRDSSGKPNERSGGKPYQGKRTGGPSRGDSTGVPRGERAATGRGRPSGSQGRPAGRSDSRGQGRPNSGNRGNTSS; this comes from the coding sequence ATGACTGATATCTTATCTGCAATCGCCGCTGAAAACGGCATCATCGAAAACACTGATACCCCAAATATTGATAATAACAATCAAGCGGCTACTACTGACGCGACTGATGAAGATCAAGTAACCTTTACTGACCTTAATATTGCCAAGCCGATTTTGACCGCGCTTGATCGCAGTGGTTATACCAACCCAACACCTATTCAAGCACAAGCCATTCCTTTTGCTCTAGCAGGTCGCGACTTATTATTGTCAGCGCAAACTGGTAGTGGTAAAACAGCGGCATTCGTTATTCCAGTACTTGATCGTTTAAGCCGTGCGACTAGCTTTGACAAATTAACTAAAGCCCTTATCCTAACGCCAACGCGTGAACTTGCTCAGCAAGTACATGACAGCGTCCGTACGTACTCTAAAGACATGCGCGGCTTATTCTGTGTGCCATTAGTAGGCGGTGCACCGTACAATGGTCAGATCACTGCTTTGAAAAAAGGCGTTCAAGTAATTGTTGCGACTCCTGGTCGTTTACTTGACCATATCAATGCTGGTCGCGTTGATTTATCAAGCCTTGAAGTATTAGTACTTGATGAAGCTGACCGTATGCTAGACATGGGTTTTGCTGATGATATCAACGATATCTTAAAAGCTGCTCCTGACAATCGCCAAACCATCATGTGTTCAGCGACTTGGGATGGCCCAGTAGGTAAAATTGCTGCTAGCTTCACTAAAAACCCTGAGCGTGTTTCAATCAAAGTTGAATCAGCTCATATCGAAGAAAACGTGTATTACTGTGATGATTTTGATCACAAAAATCGTTTGCTTGATAAAATCGTTTGCCAGCCTGAAATGGAACAAATCATTATCTTTGCGGCAACCAAACGTAGCACTGAAAAATTAGCCAAATCTCTACAAGAGCAAGGCCATAAAGCCAGCTTCTTACATGGTGACTTGCCACAAAGCAAACGTAACCGTATCGTTCAAGACTTACGTAATGGTAAATGTAAAATCTTAGTAGCAACTGACGTTGCTGCTCGTGGTCTTGACGTGCCAGCCCTATCACACGTGATCAACTACGACTTACCACGTCAAACAGAAGATTACGTGCATCGTATCGGTCGTTGTGGTCGTGCCGGTCGTACGGGTGTTGCTATCAGCTTATGTAGCATGGATGATCGTCCACAGCTAAACGCTATCAACCGTTATTTAGATCGTAAAATGGAAGTATCAGTTATCGAAGGCATGGAGCCTAAGAAAACTTATGTTCCTAGCGAAAACAAAGGTAATGGTCGTGGCCGTGGTCGCGGACGCTCTAACGGCGGCGGTGGTCAAGGCCAAGGTCGTGGTCGTTCAGGTGGTGGCTATGCTGGTAAGTCTAGCGGTGGTGGTCAAGGCCGTGGTCGCTCAAGCGATAGCGCACCGACTGGTCAACGCGCAAGCAATGACAGCGGTTATCAAGGTAAGCCACGTGATTCATCTGGTAAGCCAAATGAGCGTTCAGGTGGCAAGCCATATCAAGGTAAACGTACTGGTGGTCCTAGCCGTGGTGATAGCACTGGTGTTCCACGCGGTGAGCGTGCAGCAACTGGTCGCGGTCGTCCAAGTGGCAGCCAAGGTCGCCCAGCAGGTCGTTCTGATAGCCGTGGTCAAGGTCGTCCGAACAGTGGCAACCGTGGTAACACTTCATCATAA